A DNA window from Cognatiyoonia koreensis contains the following coding sequences:
- a CDS encoding cbb3-type cytochrome c oxidase subunit 3, whose product MDTYSLLREFADSWALLALFLFFVGVMLWVIRPGSNKVHRDIAQIPFRNEDAPACDNNCPDCNCKSVALKFEEMSS is encoded by the coding sequence ATGGATACATATTCACTCTTGCGCGAATTTGCCGATAGCTGGGCACTGCTCGCGCTTTTTCTGTTCTTTGTCGGCGTCATGCTTTGGGTCATTCGGCCTGGCAGCAACAAGGTGCACAGGGATATCGCGCAGATTCCTTTTCGCAACGAAGACGCCCCAGCGTGCGACAACAACTGCCCCGACTGCAACTGTAAGTCTGTGGCGCTCAAGTTCGAGGAGATGTCATCATGA
- the ccoO gene encoding cytochrome-c oxidase, cbb3-type subunit II → MTDTSDNEVGVKKGSFLSRHGVLERSPILLLAASLGVVLIGGIVEIAPLFYLENTIEDVEGMRPYSPLELAGREIYVREGCYVCHSQMIRPMRDEVERYGHYSLAAESQYDHPHQWGSKRTGPDVARVGGKYSDDWHVRHLMDPQSVVPESIMPPYAFLMDREVDADMIADVVATNAFVGVPYTEEMLEVAASDVLAQADPDTEAYDDLLERYPGAQIRNFDGQDGVSEMDALVAYLQMLGTLVDFSTFTPDASR, encoded by the coding sequence ATGACTGATACATCTGACAATGAAGTCGGCGTCAAGAAAGGCAGTTTTCTGTCACGCCACGGTGTTCTTGAGCGCAGCCCGATCCTGCTGCTTGCAGCCTCACTTGGCGTTGTGCTGATCGGGGGAATCGTTGAGATCGCGCCACTCTTCTACCTCGAAAACACGATCGAGGACGTCGAGGGGATGCGACCCTACTCTCCCCTCGAACTTGCCGGGCGTGAAATCTATGTTCGCGAGGGGTGCTATGTCTGCCACAGCCAGATGATCCGTCCGATGCGGGACGAGGTCGAACGCTATGGGCATTACTCTCTTGCGGCAGAGTCCCAATATGACCACCCGCACCAGTGGGGATCAAAGCGGACAGGGCCGGACGTTGCCCGTGTTGGCGGCAAATACTCTGACGATTGGCATGTCCGTCACCTGATGGATCCGCAATCTGTCGTCCCAGAGTCGATTATGCCACCGTACGCGTTTCTCATGGATCGAGAAGTCGATGCGGATATGATCGCCGACGTTGTTGCCACGAATGCCTTTGTTGGCGTGCCATATACCGAAGAAATGCTGGAAGTGGCTGCATCCGACGTCTTGGCGCAAGCTGATCCGGACACGGAAGCCTATGACGATCTTCTGGAAAGGTATCCGGGTGCACAGATCCGTAACTTCGACGGGCAGGATGGTGTTTCCGAAATGGATGCACTCGTCGCTTATCTTCAGATGCTGGGCACACTGGTCGACTTTTCGACCTTCACCCCCGATGCAAGCCGTTAG
- the ccoN gene encoding cytochrome-c oxidase, cbb3-type subunit I: protein MANYVKLIALGLITLFAALALSWGRDLAYQVHAAIIMGVSAFMFIRVLRQIDEPVAATPDGYMDGVIRAGVIATGFWGVVGFLAGTYIAFQLAFPQLNFDWAQGYANFGRLRPLHTSAVIFAFGGNALIMSSFYIVQRTCGARLWGGNLAWFVFWGYNLFIVLAATGYLLGATQSKEYAEPEWYVDIWLTIVWVAFLLVYLGTLFNRKEKHIYVANWFLLSFIITVAMLHVVNNLSVPVSIWGSRSVQVFSGVQDAMTQWWYGHNAVGFFLTAGFLGMMYYFVPKQAGRPVFSYKLSIIHFWALIFLYIWAGPHHLHYTALPDWASTLGMVFSIILWMPSWGGMINGLMTLQGAWDKLRTDPIIRMMVISLAFYGMSTFEGPMMSIRAVNSLSHYTDWTIGHVHSGALGWNGMITFAALYFLTPKLWGRAQMYSMSAINWHFWLATIGIILYAASMWVTGIMEGLMWREVDAQGFLVNSFVDTVEAKFPMYVVRGLGGVLYLTGALIMAWNMIMTIRGAEPKLAAVGVPAE, encoded by the coding sequence ATGGCGAACTACGTAAAGCTCATCGCACTCGGTTTGATCACGCTGTTTGCGGCACTGGCACTGAGCTGGGGTCGCGATTTGGCATATCAAGTCCATGCTGCGATAATTATGGGCGTTTCGGCCTTCATGTTTATTCGAGTGCTCCGGCAGATCGATGAACCTGTCGCTGCAACGCCGGATGGGTACATGGACGGTGTTATCCGGGCAGGAGTCATTGCGACCGGGTTCTGGGGTGTCGTTGGATTTCTTGCAGGCACTTACATAGCATTTCAACTTGCCTTCCCCCAGCTCAACTTCGATTGGGCGCAGGGTTACGCGAATTTTGGACGACTTCGCCCGCTTCATACTTCGGCGGTAATTTTTGCGTTCGGCGGCAACGCTCTGATTATGTCGTCGTTCTACATCGTGCAGCGTACATGTGGGGCTCGGCTGTGGGGCGGCAACCTCGCATGGTTCGTTTTCTGGGGCTACAACCTGTTCATTGTTCTTGCGGCAACCGGCTATCTTCTGGGTGCGACGCAGTCCAAAGAGTACGCAGAGCCTGAATGGTACGTCGACATCTGGTTGACGATCGTCTGGGTCGCATTCCTGCTCGTTTACCTTGGCACGCTATTTAATCGCAAAGAGAAGCACATATACGTCGCCAACTGGTTTCTGCTCTCTTTCATCATCACGGTGGCAATGTTGCACGTCGTGAATAACCTGTCGGTCCCTGTTTCAATCTGGGGTAGCCGGTCAGTTCAAGTGTTCAGCGGTGTGCAGGATGCGATGACGCAGTGGTGGTATGGTCACAACGCGGTCGGGTTCTTTCTGACGGCCGGCTTTCTTGGAATGATGTACTATTTCGTGCCGAAACAGGCCGGTAGACCCGTATTTTCCTATAAGCTGTCGATCATCCACTTCTGGGCACTGATCTTTCTTTATATCTGGGCTGGTCCACACCACCTGCACTACACGGCGCTGCCTGACTGGGCATCGACCTTGGGCATGGTGTTCTCGATCATTCTTTGGATGCCGTCCTGGGGTGGCATGATCAACGGGCTGATGACCTTGCAGGGTGCATGGGACAAACTGCGCACCGATCCGATCATCCGGATGATGGTGATCAGCCTCGCTTTCTACGGCATGTCGACTTTTGAAGGTCCGATGATGTCGATCCGCGCTGTCAACAGCCTGTCACACTATACGGACTGGACCATCGGCCACGTGCACTCTGGCGCCCTTGGTTGGAACGGTATGATCACCTTCGCTGCGCTTTACTTCCTGACACCGAAACTTTGGGGGCGCGCGCAGATGTATTCGATGTCTGCGATCAACTGGCACTTCTGGTTGGCGACGATCGGTATCATCCTTTACGCGGCCTCAATGTGGGTCACCGGGATCATGGAAGGCCTGATGTGGCGCGAAGTCGACGCACAAGGTTTCCTCGTGAATTCCTTTGTCGACACGGTCGAAGCCAAGTTCCCGATGTATGTGGTTCGCGGTCTGGGCGGGGTCCTTTACCTCACCGGTGCGCTGATCATGGCATGGAATATGATCATGACCATTCGTGGTGCAGAACCGAAACTGGCCGCCGTCGGCGTCCCGGCTGAATAG
- a CDS encoding universal stress protein → MSYKVISTLVTADSANTTAAEAAISLADRTGAHLDFFALGLERTEANFYYAGAEAVVMAENAKHAKEDRDAAEAWVANRMRGEIIPFTCFPAIVPNSALQRFLALRLRFTDLVVLPQPSGGATSRQDSIILEACLFEAERPALIIPDSVAGPKPGGRIVLGWNEGAEAMSALRAALPFLQQARQVDICIIDPPKHGENRSDPGGLVAEYLVRHGVKAQVDVLAKTESNIGAILIRKAQEIGAEMIVTGAYGHSRLREAVFGGTSRELIENCPLPLFMAR, encoded by the coding sequence ATGTCATACAAAGTGATTTCGACACTCGTTACTGCTGACTCTGCGAACACGACTGCCGCCGAGGCAGCAATCTCTCTGGCTGACAGAACCGGTGCACATCTGGATTTCTTTGCGCTCGGGCTCGAACGGACAGAGGCCAATTTCTATTATGCGGGCGCAGAAGCCGTCGTCATGGCTGAAAACGCGAAACATGCGAAGGAAGATCGCGACGCGGCAGAAGCATGGGTGGCAAACCGGATGAGAGGCGAAATCATCCCGTTCACTTGTTTTCCGGCGATCGTGCCAAATTCCGCCCTGCAACGCTTTCTCGCGTTACGCCTTCGCTTTACGGACTTGGTTGTTCTCCCACAGCCATCCGGCGGTGCCACGTCACGCCAGGACTCCATAATACTTGAAGCCTGCCTGTTCGAAGCAGAGCGACCCGCACTGATCATACCGGACAGCGTTGCGGGACCAAAGCCAGGCGGGCGCATTGTTCTTGGTTGGAACGAAGGGGCAGAAGCAATGTCCGCTCTCCGCGCAGCGCTACCGTTCCTGCAACAAGCCAGGCAGGTAGATATCTGCATTATTGATCCACCAAAACATGGCGAGAACCGGTCAGACCCCGGTGGGCTTGTCGCGGAATACCTTGTGCGTCACGGTGTCAAAGCGCAGGTTGACGTTCTGGCAAAGACAGAATCCAACATTGGCGCGATCCTGATCCGCAAGGCGCAAGAAATCGGTGCGGAAATGATCGTCACCGGGGCCTATGGCCATTCACGTCTTCGCGAAGCCGTTTTTGGGGGTACAAGTCGTGAACTGATCGAGAATTGTCCATTGCCGTTGTTCATGGCGCGCTGA
- the fnrL gene encoding transcriptional regulator FnrL: MNITLPKMKNCSDCPIRYNAVCSKCDEAELSELEEIKYYRTYDAGQTIFFAGDDLEFVGSIVSGVASLTRTMPDGRVQMVGLLLPSDFMGRPNRTTIESDIVAETDVMLCCFRRRPFEKLIESTPHVGQRLLEMTLDELDAAREWMLVLGRKTAREKIASLLSMIAMRTASLQMRKPTEGTEFILPITREAMGNYLGLTIETVSRQMSALKKDGLISFDGKRQIIVPDLEALLAETGDDSDGGFLN; the protein is encoded by the coding sequence ATGAACATAACCCTGCCAAAAATGAAGAACTGCTCTGATTGTCCAATTCGCTACAATGCCGTTTGTTCGAAGTGCGACGAAGCCGAATTGTCCGAGCTTGAAGAAATCAAATATTACCGGACTTACGATGCTGGTCAGACGATTTTTTTTGCTGGGGATGATCTCGAATTTGTTGGGTCAATCGTGTCCGGCGTCGCCAGCCTGACGCGAACGATGCCGGACGGGCGGGTGCAAATGGTTGGCCTTCTGCTGCCGTCTGATTTTATGGGTCGCCCGAACCGAACAACCATCGAAAGCGATATCGTTGCAGAAACCGATGTGATGTTGTGCTGTTTCCGCCGGCGTCCCTTTGAAAAACTGATTGAATCCACACCACACGTTGGTCAGCGCCTGCTTGAAATGACCCTTGATGAACTGGATGCAGCGCGGGAATGGATGTTGGTTCTTGGCCGCAAAACAGCCCGTGAAAAGATCGCAAGCCTGCTGTCCATGATTGCGATGCGGACTGCTTCCCTTCAGATGCGTAAGCCTACCGAAGGGACAGAGTTCATACTGCCCATCACCCGTGAGGCAATGGGCAACTATCTTGGTTTGACTATCGAAACTGTCAGCCGCCAGATGTCCGCCTTGAAAAAAGACGGTTTGATTTCATTCGATGGTAAACGCCAGATTATCGTCCCTGATCTGGAAGCGTTGCTTGCTGAGACCGGGGACGATTCAGACGGTGGTTTCCTGAATTGA
- a CDS encoding nucleotide exchange factor GrpE, whose translation MSDHEAEPMSLDELAAEGDAMEAGEGAFEEIAALQAERDEFKDKFMRALADAENMRKRSERDRKEAENYGGSKLARDMLPVYDNMRRALQAVEESEKQVNAALLEGVELTMRELISVFKKHGIDPITPEIGDKFDPQLHQAMFEAPLPGTKAGEIIQVAAEGFMLHDRLLRPAQVGVSSTPAS comes from the coding sequence ATGTCTGACCACGAAGCTGAACCAATGAGCCTTGATGAACTTGCCGCCGAAGGCGACGCAATGGAGGCAGGTGAGGGCGCGTTCGAAGAAATTGCCGCGCTGCAGGCTGAACGTGATGAATTCAAAGACAAATTTATGCGTGCCCTTGCTGATGCGGAAAACATGCGCAAACGATCCGAACGAGATCGAAAAGAAGCCGAAAACTATGGTGGATCAAAACTCGCGCGGGATATGTTGCCCGTGTACGACAACATGCGTCGCGCGCTTCAGGCTGTGGAAGAATCTGAGAAGCAGGTAAACGCCGCCCTTTTGGAGGGAGTTGAGTTAACCATGCGCGAGCTAATCAGCGTTTTCAAGAAGCACGGAATCGACCCTATTACACCGGAAATAGGCGATAAGTTTGATCCGCAGCTTCATCAGGCGATGTTCGAAGCACCTTTGCCCGGCACGAAGGCAGGTGAAATCATCCAAGTTGCGGCTGAAGGATTCATGTTACATGATCGTTTGCTGCGCCCCGCGCAGGTGGGCGTTTCTTCAACACCTGCCAGCTGA
- the hrcA gene encoding heat-inducible transcriptional repressor HrcA codes for MSDTKQKLEDLNDRSREVFRRVVEGYLETGDPVGSRTLTRTLSEQVSAATVRNVMQDLEYLGLLDSPHVSAGRIPTQLGLRMFVDGLLEVGDLSGEDRDRIDQTLGNNEQDVATLLDRVGSALSGVTKGASLVLTPKHEAAIKHIEFVSLSAERALVVLVFADGHVENRLFSPPAGQTPSSMREAANFLNAIAEGHTLSDLGAIIAREIAARRQEIDKLAADLVESGFALWENEGESNERLIVRGRGNLLSEHGTEADFDRIKTLFDDLERKRDIAHFLDLAEDGDGVRIFIGSENKLFSLSGSSLVVSPYMNADRKIIGAVGVIGPTRLNYGRIVPIVNYTAQRVGRMIADRS; via the coding sequence TTGAGCGACACGAAACAAAAACTGGAAGATCTAAACGACCGATCGCGCGAAGTCTTTCGCCGCGTTGTCGAAGGATATCTGGAAACCGGTGATCCCGTCGGTTCGCGTACACTTACCCGGACCCTTTCGGAGCAGGTGAGCGCGGCGACAGTCCGTAACGTTATGCAAGACCTTGAATACCTTGGTTTGCTGGATAGCCCGCATGTCAGTGCCGGACGGATCCCGACACAGCTTGGCTTGCGCATGTTTGTTGACGGTCTTCTGGAGGTCGGTGACCTGAGTGGCGAGGACCGTGATCGTATTGATCAGACGCTTGGTAACAACGAACAGGATGTTGCGACCCTTCTGGACAGGGTCGGTTCGGCCCTGTCGGGTGTGACCAAAGGCGCAAGTCTGGTCCTGACCCCGAAACATGAGGCCGCAATAAAGCATATCGAGTTCGTTTCTCTCTCAGCGGAACGGGCATTGGTCGTTCTGGTTTTTGCCGATGGTCATGTTGAGAACCGTCTCTTTTCGCCACCTGCAGGACAAACGCCGTCCTCAATGCGCGAAGCCGCAAATTTCCTGAACGCGATTGCCGAAGGTCACACACTGTCCGATCTTGGTGCCATTATCGCTCGTGAAATCGCGGCACGCCGGCAAGAAATCGATAAACTTGCCGCCGATCTTGTCGAAAGCGGCTTCGCCCTATGGGAGAACGAAGGCGAATCGAATGAACGCCTCATCGTCAGAGGTCGGGGAAATCTACTGAGCGAACATGGGACTGAGGCTGATTTCGACCGCATCAAGACACTGTTTGACGACCTTGAACGCAAGCGAGACATCGCTCATTTCCTTGATTTGGCCGAAGACGGAGATGGTGTGCGCATTTTTATCGGCTCAGAAAACAAATTGTTCTCTTTATCGGGTTCCTCTCTCGTTGTTTCCCCTTATATGAACGCCGACCGAAAGATTATCGGCGCTGTTGGCGTCATTGGGCCGACCCGGCTGAATTACGGGCGGATTGTGCCTATTGTGAATTACACTGCACAGCGCGTCGGGCGTATGATCGCCGACCGCTCATAA
- the rph gene encoding ribonuclease PH translates to MRPSGRQTDEMRSVTIEVGTTRHAEGSCLIKCGDTHVLCTASVDDRVPPFLKGTGLGWVTAEYGMLPRATHTRMRREAKNGQSGRTQEIQRLIGRSLRAGVDRVAMGERQIVVDCDVLQADGGTRCASITGGWVALKLAVNQLMKAGDIISDPLIDPVAAISCGIYAGQEVLDLDYPEDSEAGVDGNFILTGGKLVEIQMSAEGSTFTRAQMDKLLDLAEKGIGELNTVQRAAVT, encoded by the coding sequence ATGCGCCCATCTGGCCGCCAAACTGACGAAATGCGTTCAGTGACAATCGAAGTCGGAACGACCCGGCACGCCGAAGGATCATGCCTGATTAAATGCGGCGATACCCATGTCCTGTGCACTGCCAGCGTCGATGATCGGGTGCCGCCATTCCTCAAAGGGACAGGTCTTGGATGGGTAACGGCGGAATACGGAATGCTTCCACGTGCGACGCATACCCGCATGCGACGCGAGGCAAAGAACGGCCAATCGGGACGCACACAGGAAATCCAGCGTCTGATTGGTCGCAGTCTACGGGCCGGAGTTGACCGTGTCGCGATGGGCGAACGCCAGATCGTTGTTGATTGTGACGTGCTGCAGGCGGACGGTGGAACGCGTTGCGCGTCGATTACAGGTGGATGGGTCGCTCTGAAACTGGCAGTCAACCAGTTGATGAAGGCTGGGGATATCATCAGCGATCCATTAATCGACCCTGTTGCAGCGATTTCGTGTGGAATCTATGCGGGCCAAGAGGTGCTTGACCTGGACTATCCAGAGGACAGCGAAGCCGGTGTTGATGGGAATTTCATCCTGACAGGTGGGAAATTGGTCGAAATTCAGATGTCTGCAGAAGGATCGACCTTCACACGCGCCCAGATGGACAAACTGCTCGACCTTGCCGAGAAAGGCATCGGTGAGTTGAACACAGTACAACGCGCGGCCGTAACCTGA
- the rdgB gene encoding RdgB/HAM1 family non-canonical purine NTP pyrophosphatase: MRKFTGDQLVVATHNIGKLEEIADLLSSFQIKLTSNADHDLPEPEETETTFVGNARIKAHAAARATGLPALADDSGIEVDALGGAPGVYTADWAETADGRDFEMAMTRTWQELEAIDAPYPRTARFCATLVLAWPDGHDEVFEGRMEGQVVWPMRGTQGHGYDPIFQPDGFDITCGEMDRWEKNKISHRGNAFAKLVQGCFA; the protein is encoded by the coding sequence ATGCGCAAGTTCACGGGCGATCAGCTTGTCGTCGCAACGCATAACATCGGAAAGTTGGAAGAGATCGCTGATTTGTTGTCGTCTTTTCAAATCAAACTCACGTCGAATGCGGATCACGACTTGCCAGAACCTGAAGAAACCGAAACGACCTTTGTTGGAAACGCGCGGATCAAAGCGCATGCTGCGGCAAGGGCAACTGGCCTGCCTGCCTTGGCGGATGACAGCGGGATCGAGGTTGATGCGTTGGGTGGCGCACCCGGTGTCTATACTGCCGACTGGGCGGAAACGGCCGATGGACGTGATTTTGAGATGGCAATGACACGCACGTGGCAAGAACTCGAAGCGATTGACGCACCCTATCCTCGCACAGCTCGGTTTTGCGCCACACTTGTGCTGGCCTGGCCTGATGGGCACGATGAAGTGTTCGAGGGTAGAATGGAAGGTCAGGTTGTTTGGCCGATGCGTGGAACACAAGGTCATGGGTATGATCCGATATTCCAACCCGATGGGTTTGATATAACTTGCGGCGAAATGGATCGCTGGGAGAAAAACAAGATCAGCCATCGCGGAAACGCCTTCGCAAAGCTGGTACAGGGCTGTTTTGCGTAA
- the hemW gene encoding radical SAM family heme chaperone HemW has protein sequence MRKDWQNGGFGLYIHWPFCQAKCPYCDFNSHVVNQIDQDRWQAAYKSEISRIGSETKGRTLNTVFFGGGTPSLMDPELVHAVMETIRATWRTSNSFEVTLEANPTSVEAGRFRGYRDAGVNRVSLGVQALNDIDLKALGRLHSVAEARKAFDVARDTFERVSFDLIYARQDQSLADWKAELSEALAMAADHLSLYQLTIEDGTAFGDRYAAGKLKGLPDEDVGADLYLATQDMCEAAGMPAYEVSNHAKNGEESQHNLIYWTYGDYAGVGPGAHGRLTLDGERMATSTPLGPTAWLRQVESAGIGEETRVALSQDDIVSEFLLMGLRLTQGISLSRLKALSNQDFSFKINNLEELGLLSSRDGRLRVTSKGRAVLNGVLRELLND, from the coding sequence TTGCGTAAGGATTGGCAGAACGGTGGGTTTGGGCTTTATATCCATTGGCCGTTCTGTCAGGCCAAGTGCCCCTATTGCGATTTCAACAGTCACGTTGTTAATCAGATTGATCAGGACCGGTGGCAAGCGGCTTATAAATCAGAAATCTCGCGTATTGGATCGGAGACCAAAGGACGAACACTGAATACGGTGTTCTTTGGTGGCGGCACCCCCAGTTTGATGGATCCCGAACTGGTCCATGCAGTTATGGAAACAATCCGCGCAACATGGCGAACATCGAATTCGTTCGAAGTCACATTGGAAGCGAATCCAACGTCAGTCGAAGCCGGGCGGTTTCGGGGATATCGTGACGCTGGTGTGAACCGTGTTTCACTTGGCGTTCAGGCATTGAATGACATTGACCTGAAAGCGCTCGGGCGACTGCATTCTGTCGCAGAAGCACGAAAGGCATTTGATGTCGCGCGAGATACGTTTGAGCGCGTTAGCTTTGATTTGATCTATGCACGTCAGGACCAGTCACTTGCTGATTGGAAAGCAGAACTGTCCGAAGCACTCGCGATGGCAGCTGATCACTTGTCACTTTACCAACTGACCATTGAGGATGGGACCGCTTTCGGAGATCGCTATGCGGCAGGAAAACTGAAAGGCCTTCCAGATGAGGATGTTGGAGCGGACCTGTATCTCGCCACACAAGACATGTGCGAAGCCGCCGGTATGCCAGCCTATGAAGTGTCTAATCACGCCAAAAACGGGGAAGAGAGCCAACATAACCTGATCTATTGGACATACGGGGACTATGCAGGAGTTGGCCCGGGCGCGCACGGACGTTTGACACTGGACGGGGAACGTATGGCAACCTCAACCCCACTGGGACCAACAGCATGGCTGCGCCAAGTTGAGAGTGCGGGTATTGGTGAGGAAACGCGCGTGGCTCTGTCGCAAGACGACATCGTATCAGAGTTTCTTTTGATGGGGTTGCGATTAACGCAAGGGATCAGTCTTTCACGGCTGAAAGCGCTCTCTAACCAAGATTTTTCATTTAAAATCAATAATTTAGAAGAACTTGGTCTGCTTTCGAGTCGGGATGGGCGCTTGCGCGTAACGTCCAAGGGACGAGCCGTACTCAACGGCGTTCTACGCGAGCTTCTAAACGATTAG
- a CDS encoding ParB/RepB/Spo0J family partition protein yields the protein MATSKSRGLGRGLSALMADVNADVPQDNATPRRPDAKMPIERVVPNPDQPRRSFDQDALSDLAASIREKGIIQPIIVREDPRNADLYQIVAGERRWRAAQIANLHEVPVLIRSFDDTEVLEVAIIENIQRADLNPVDEAAGYRHLMERFGHTQDQLSKVLGKSRSHVANQMRLLSLPQDVLDFLARGDLSAGHARALIGHDDASQLARQVIQKNLSVRDTEKLVKQGLKPKTSKPAEKQSKDADTLQIEGELAAQIGMSVTIDHKPNSEGGTLSIRYKSLEQLDDLLRLLSGS from the coding sequence ATGGCAACGAGCAAGTCGCGCGGTTTGGGCCGTGGTCTTTCAGCGCTGATGGCTGACGTAAACGCGGATGTACCTCAGGACAACGCCACGCCACGCCGTCCTGATGCGAAAATGCCGATTGAGCGTGTCGTCCCGAATCCAGATCAGCCGCGACGCAGTTTTGATCAAGATGCACTTAGCGATTTGGCGGCCTCGATCAGAGAAAAAGGGATCATTCAGCCGATCATTGTACGCGAGGATCCTCGCAATGCGGATCTCTATCAGATCGTGGCTGGGGAACGCCGCTGGCGCGCTGCGCAAATCGCGAACCTCCACGAGGTTCCCGTTCTTATTCGTAGCTTCGATGATACCGAAGTTCTGGAAGTCGCTATCATTGAAAACATTCAGCGCGCCGATCTTAATCCAGTTGATGAGGCCGCAGGCTATCGCCACCTGATGGAACGGTTTGGTCACACGCAGGATCAACTTTCCAAAGTTTTGGGGAAAAGTCGCAGTCACGTTGCTAACCAAATGCGTCTTTTGTCCCTTCCACAGGATGTACTTGATTTCCTGGCGCGTGGTGACCTTTCCGCTGGTCATGCGCGGGCGTTGATCGGGCACGACGATGCTAGCCAACTGGCCCGTCAGGTAATCCAGAAGAACCTTTCGGTCCGCGACACTGAGAAATTGGTAAAGCAAGGTCTTAAGCCGAAAACGTCAAAGCCAGCGGAGAAACAGTCCAAAGATGCGGATACTTTGCAGATTGAGGGCGAGCTTGCCGCACAAATTGGAATGTCTGTGACGATCGACCACAAGCCAAACAGCGAGGGTGGAACGCTGTCCATCCGCTACAAATCGCTTGAACAGCTCGACGATCTTCTGCGCCTGCTTTCGGGGAGCTAA
- a CDS encoding ParA family protein — MPTHKPRTGGARIIAIANQKGGVGKTTTTINLAAGLAELGQRVLIVDLDPQGNASTGLGIDQDRRDITTYDLLTGDATPVQATQMTEFENLFIVPATTDLSSADIELISNEKRSFLLRDALRQLSMDSLELDYILIDCPPSLNILTVNAFIAAHSIIVPLQSEFFALEGLSQLMLTIREVRETANKGLRIEGIVLTMYDRRNNLSIQVENDARENLGELVFKTVIPRNVRLSEAPSFAMPVLTYDPASKGSQAYRSLAAEVMSVELNQAKRTG; from the coding sequence GTGCCAACCCATAAACCGCGCACAGGTGGTGCCCGCATTATCGCGATTGCCAATCAAAAAGGCGGAGTGGGCAAAACCACCACTACAATCAACCTTGCGGCCGGTCTTGCTGAACTGGGGCAGCGTGTCTTAATTGTCGACCTCGATCCACAGGGTAATGCATCTACAGGTCTTGGAATTGATCAGGACCGCCGGGATATCACGACCTATGATTTGCTGACTGGGGATGCCACACCCGTGCAGGCCACGCAGATGACAGAGTTCGAGAATCTCTTTATCGTTCCTGCCACAACCGACCTGAGTTCCGCTGACATCGAGCTGATTTCAAATGAAAAGCGCAGTTTTCTGTTGCGTGACGCCTTGCGCCAGCTTTCTATGGATTCATTGGAACTTGACTACATATTGATTGATTGCCCTCCCTCGCTCAATATATTGACAGTAAACGCGTTTATTGCAGCGCATTCGATTATTGTCCCATTGCAAAGCGAGTTCTTTGCTTTGGAAGGATTGTCACAACTAATGCTGACGATCCGCGAAGTGCGTGAGACAGCAAACAAGGGGCTGCGTATCGAGGGAATTGTTTTGACCATGTATGATCGTCGCAACAATCTCTCGATCCAAGTCGAAAATGATGCGCGGGAAAATCTGGGCGAGCTGGTGTTCAAGACTGTTATACCGCGCAACGTACGACTGAGTGAGGCACCGTCATTCGCCATGCCGGTTCTGACGTACGATCCCGCTTCGAAAGGCAGTCAAGCCTATCGCAGTCTTGCTGCGGAGGTCATGTCGGTGGAACTCAACCAAGCGAAAAGGACAGGATAA